One genomic window of Bactrocera dorsalis isolate Fly_Bdor chromosome 4, ASM2337382v1, whole genome shotgun sequence includes the following:
- the LOC105230356 gene encoding pre-mRNA-splicing factor 38B isoform X2 encodes MEPWERGSRKTSGQTGMCGGVRGVGAGGIVSTAYCLLYKLYTLRLTRKQVNGLLNHTDSPYIRALGFMYLRYTQPPADLYDWYEDYFQDEEEIDVKAGGGQTITIGQVVYQFLTKLDWFSTLFPRIPVPIQKQIEKKLEEYCRKNNISQQQLSSARNAASNSGGVNYDYDDAVYDRRSGGAGSSRSRVQQASSGSYRDEHDDRDNYCNRRREDSPLNSYHSSRDRDHYREKHKKKHKRKHHSRSRSRSRSESRNRTERRKDMDCDRDRERERERNRPKERDFERRGRDYEERRYR; translated from the exons ATGGAACCTTGGGAGCGAGGATCTCGAAAAACGTCTGGACAAACTGGCATGTGTGGCGGA gTGCGAGGAGTGGGCGCTGGCGGCATAGTATCAACGGCTTACTGTCTATTGTATAAATTGTACACCCTTAGGCTGACTAGAAAGCAGGTTAACGGACTTCTAAACCACACAGATTCACCCTATATAAGGGCTCTAG GTTTTATGTACCTTAGATATACTCAACCGCCAGCAGATTTGTACGACTGGTATGAAGATTATTTTcaagatgaagaagaaattgaTGTAAAGGCTGGCGGTGGACAG ACTATAACTATTGGCCAAGTGGTGTATCAATTTCTCACTAAGCTTGATTGGTTTTCAACATTATTTCCCCGTATACCTGTTCCTATCCAAAAGCAAATAGAAAAGAAATTGGAGGAATATTGTcgcaaaaataatataagtcAACAGCAATTAAGCTCAGCAAGGAATGCGGCATCTAATAGTGGAGGTGTGAATTATGACTATGATGATGCAGTTTATGATCGCAGAAGTGGTGGCGCTGGTAGCAGTCGAAGCCGAGTTCAACAAGCAAGTAGTGGGAGTTATCGAGACGAACACGATGACCGCGATAACTACTGTAACAGAAGACGTGAAGATTCGCCTTTAAATTCATACCACAGTAGCAGGGATCGGGATCACTACCGAGAGAAGCACAAGAAGAAACATAAGCGCAAGCACCATTCTAGAAGTAGAAGTCGTAGTCGTAGCGAAAGTCGGAACCGAACTGAACGGAGAAAAGATATGGATTGTGATAGGGACCGCGAACGTGAACGTGAGCGAAACAGGCCTAAGGAAAGAGATTTCGAGCGTCGTGGTCGTGACTATGAGGAGCGCAGATATCgttaa
- the LOC105230355 gene encoding raf homolog serine/threonine-protein kinase Raf: MSSTSSTDDSGDLFDPLTEELQNVQSVIHVTRENIDALNAKFANLQEPPPMYITEYQELTSKLHDLFVKEHELMEQLSSQQEEANKVDQQKIQFEYTNHQPQYQNQQQSSHQHAHLPSIDMTDSYAANSNSGSRCSTLTRPPKVLLRAHLPNQQRTSVEVVPGVRLRDALMKALKLRQLKPDMCEVSATDSGRSIIPWDTDIGSLMVEEIYVRLLDKCPIMTHISHQFIRKTFFSLAFCEGCRRLLFSGFYCSQCNFRFHQRCSDKVPTLCQQFPMDISYYQRLLAQNPENFVGILHPGRNAILNQGRHPRTISQQDRSNSAPNVCINRPLTEAQRCLVQNHVPLQHHGSDHPNSTQASPTGTLKTIKRQRARSADESNKNLLSPRDGKGSEENWNIQAEEILIGPRIGSGSFGTVYKAHWHGPVAVKTLNVKTPSPVQLQAFKNEVAMLKKTRHCNILLFMGCVSKPSLAIVTQWCEGSSLYKHIHVNETKFKLNTLIDIGRQVAQGMDYLHAKNIIHRDLKSNNIFLHEDLSVKIGDFGLATAKTRWSGEKQANQPTGSILWMAPEVIRMQEQNPYSFQSDVYAFGIVIYELLAECLPYSHINNKDQILFMVGRGLLRPDMTKVRGDAPQALKRLAEDCIKYDRNDRPLFRPLLNMLETMLRAMPKIHRSASEPNMTQTQLHSEDFYQCPSPKTPVNFSNFQFYNSAGNI; the protein is encoded by the exons ATGTCTAGCACCTCTTCTACCGATGATAGTGGAGATTTGTTCGATCCTCTTACCGAAGAGCTCCAAAATGTTCAATCTGTAATACATGTTACACGAGAAAATATAGATGCCCTTAAtgcaaaatttgcaaatttacaaGAGCCGCCTCCAATGTATATAACGGAATACCAAGAACTTACTTCAAAGCTTCACGATCTCTTCGTAAAGGAACATGAACTAATGGAGCAACTGAGTAGTCAGCAAGAGGAAGCAAACAAAGTGGATCAACAAAAAATCCAGTTTGAATATACCAATCACCAACCCCAATATCAGAATCAGCAACAATCATCGCATCAACATGCGCATTTACCATCAATTGATATG acgGATTCTTATGCGGCAAACAGTAATAGTGGAAGTCGATGTAGTACTTTAACGCGACCACCAAAAGTGCTGTTGCGAGCTCATTTACCAAATCAACAGCGAACATCTGTTGAGGTTGTACCAGGTGTGCGATTACGTGATGCGCTTATGAAGGCACTTAAATTACGACAACTAAAACCGGACATGTGTGAAGTTTCTGCAACAGATAGTGGCCGCAGCATTATTCCATGGGACACTGATATTGGTTCACTCATGGTGGAAGAAATTTATGTACGCTTATTGGATAAATGTCCAATAATGACTCATATATCACACCAGTTCATAAGaaagacatttttttcattgGCTTTTTGTGAGGGCTGTCGTCGTTTGCTCTTTAGTGGTTTTTACTGCAGCCAGTGTAATTTTCGGTTTCATCAAAGATGTTCCGATAAAGTACCTACACTTTGTCAACAATTTCCAATGGATATTTCCTATTATCAACGACTTTTGGCACAAAACCCAGAAAATTTTGTTGGAATATTACATCCTGGAAGGAATGCCATATTAAATCAAGGAAGGCACCCTCGCACAATTAGCCAACAAGATCGCTCAAACTCGGCTCCGAATGTGTGTATTAATCGACCATTAACAGAGGCGCAACGGTGTTTGGTGCAGAATCATGTTCCTTTACAG CATCATGGTAGCGATCACCCTAACTCAACACAGGCTTCACCCACCGGCACGTTGAAAACTATAAAGCGACAAAGAGCTCGATCTGCAGacgaaagcaataaaaatcttTTGTCACCTCGGGACGGAAAAGGTTCTGAAGAAAATTGG AATATTCAAGCTGAGGAAATCTTGATTGGTCCGAGGATTGGTTCTGGATCTTTTGGTACAGTGTATAAAGCTCATTGGCATGGTCCAGTGGCAGTAAAAACATTGAATGTTAAAACTCCAAGTCCTGTCCAGTTGCAGGCGTTTAAAAATGAAGTGGCCATGTTAAAAAAGACCCGACATtgcaatattcttttgtttatgGGGTGTGTCTCTAAACCGTCGCTAGCTATTGTAACGCAATGGTGCGAAGGTTCTAGTctgtacaaacatatacacgTAAATGAAACTAAGTTTAAACTAAACACTTTAATCGATATTGGCAGACAAGTAGCGCAAGGAATGGATTATCTTCATGCAAAAAATATCATTCATAG GGATTTAAAATCTAACAACATATTTTTACATGAGGATTTATCTGTAAAGATAGGTGATTTCGGTTTGGCCACTGCAAAGACACGCTGGTCTGGAGAAAAACAAGCGAATCAACCTACTGGCAGTATTTTGTGGATGGCTCCAGAAGTGATACGCATGCAAGAACAGAATCCTTATTCCTTCCAATCGGACGTTTATGCCTTTGGTATTGTTATATACGAGCTATTAGCTGAATGTTTACCATATAGTCATATCAACAACAAAGATCAAATTTTGTTCATGGTTGGACGGGGATTGCTTCGACCAGATATGACTAAAGTACGTGGGGACGCCCCACAAGCACTCAAACGTCTGGCCGAGGATTGTATTAAATATGATCGAAACGATCGCCCACTATTTCGACCTCTACTGAACATGTTGGAAACTATGTTAAGGGCAATGCCGAAAATTCACCGTAGTGCTAGTGAACCAAATATGACGCAAACACAGTTACATAGTGAAGATTTCTATCAGTGCCCTAGTCCTAAAACTCCAGTTAACTTCAGTAATTTCCAGTTTTATAATAGTGCGGGTAATATCTAG
- the LOC105230357 gene encoding uncharacterized protein LOC105230357 has protein sequence MLKWAVNTPRLSYLTVDDSKANTDNLQLKPLSVLSPGKLNTPNEIISTQTQTLSVKRQRLKRKSSDIYLSRRLQNWLDKENQVTSTPLHSSSKIYNKNGPVRRLNSFKDLSNIIPYENAVSNNPPNPILSQFNAPNQSLDNDILTKNNPVNYAATLPTLEVEYSPCGLVPGPILALRGLGIADRYFDQPRYLPYNKSDDTIVQTKPTINITNSTFQSQRHTRRSLNSIRDDTASLSSSKMGDQTLERMIDAILESTRKEKKPMKFARQSTNQQCMIMSPTYTPAEDPANDLSEFWIETQNEEPLLQTTRKKRRSLPASVASIYSEREVRSPHRTSNRKRNIFHLRRQRAVRRKRKTPKDSVKQYTHKIGEPTSTNKELTESGEHNCKRIDNSSPDSGHNSFSELDDNSIMLESNCLAIVSPLENSDLRALDSTKRRLSFSNQTSIV, from the coding sequence ATGCTTAAGTGGGCAGTTAACACACCGCGACTCTCCTATCTTACAGTGGACGACTCAAAAGCAAATACCGACAACTTGCAGCTTAAACCTTTAAGCGTCTTATCCCCAGGAAAGCTCAACACTCCTAATGAAATAATTTCCACCCAAACACAAACGCTCTCCGTGAAACGGCAGAGGCTGAAACGGAAATCTTCTGATATTTACCTTTCACGTCGTTTGCAAAACTGGTTGGATAAGGAAAATCAGGTGACATCTACTCCACTTCACTCAAGCTCAAAGATATATAACAAAAACGGTCCTGTGCGTCGACTTAACAGTTTCAAAGACTTGTCCAACATCATACCTTATGAGAACGCTGTCTCCAATAATCCCCCAAACCCAATCTTATCACAGTTTAACGCACCAAATCAGAGTTTGGATAATGATATATTAACAAAGAACAATCCTGTCAACTATGCTGCTACACTGCCTACTCTCGAAGTAGAATACTCGCCATGCGGTCTAGTTCCCGGACCGATTCTGGCATTGCGCGGTTTAGGTATTGCTGATAGATACTTTGACCAACCACGATATCTGCCATATAATAAAAGCGATGACACTATAGTACAAACAAAACCAACCATTAATATAACTAATTCTACGTTTCAAAGTCAAAGGCATACACGACGATCTTTGAATAGCATACGCGATGATACTGCATCATTGAGCTCTTCCAAAATGGGTGATCAAACGCTGGAACGTATGATAGATGCGATACTGGAGAGCACAAGAAAGGAAAAGAAGCCTATGAAGTTTGCGAGACAATCAACTAACCAGCAGTGCATGATAATGTCGCCCACATATACACCTGCAGAAGATCCCGCCAACGATTTAAGTGAATTTTGGATTGAGACACAAAATGAAGAGCCGCTTTTACAAACAACACGAAAGAAGCGACGTTCTCTACCAGCTAGTGTTGCTTCAATATACAGCGAGCGAGAAGTTCGGTCCCCACATCGGACAAGCAACCGTAAACGTAATATTTTCCACTTGCGCCGACAGCGAGCAGTGCGTAGAAAACGGAAAACGCCTAAGGACAGCGTGAAACAATATACACATAAAATAGGTGAGCCAACATCGACAAACAAAGAACTAACAGAATCGGGCGAACACAATTGCAAACGAATTGATAATTCAAGCCCTGATAGTGGTCACAATTCCTTCAGCGAATTGGATGACAACTCCATCATGCTAGAGAGTAATTGCTTAGCGATCGTCAGCCCGCTCGAGAACTCTGACCTGCGTGCTTTAGATTCTACAAAAAGGCGCCTTAGCTTTTCAAATCAGACGTCAATCGTATAG
- the LOC105230356 gene encoding pre-mRNA-splicing factor 38B isoform X1 — MDEEYQQQSSAAKKIGKQHNTLPLWGNEATMNLNPLILANIQGSSYFKVHLFKLKTYHEVVDEIYYQVKHMEPWERGSRKTSGQTGMCGGVRGVGAGGIVSTAYCLLYKLYTLRLTRKQVNGLLNHTDSPYIRALGFMYLRYTQPPADLYDWYEDYFQDEEEIDVKAGGGQTITIGQVVYQFLTKLDWFSTLFPRIPVPIQKQIEKKLEEYCRKNNISQQQLSSARNAASNSGGVNYDYDDAVYDRRSGGAGSSRSRVQQASSGSYRDEHDDRDNYCNRRREDSPLNSYHSSRDRDHYREKHKKKHKRKHHSRSRSRSRSESRNRTERRKDMDCDRDRERERERNRPKERDFERRGRDYEERRYR; from the exons ATGGATGAAG AATATCAGCAACAGTCTTCAGCGGCGAAGAAGATTGGTAAACAACATAATACTCTGCCGCTGTGGGGAAATGAAGCTACTATGAACCTCAATCCCCTTATTCTGGCGAACATACAGGGCTCTAGCTATTTCAAAG TTCATTTGTTCAAACTTAAAACTTATCATGAAGTTGTTGACGAGATCTATTACCAAGTAAAACACATGGAACCTTGGGAGCGAGGATCTCGAAAAACGTCTGGACAAACTGGCATGTGTGGCGGA gTGCGAGGAGTGGGCGCTGGCGGCATAGTATCAACGGCTTACTGTCTATTGTATAAATTGTACACCCTTAGGCTGACTAGAAAGCAGGTTAACGGACTTCTAAACCACACAGATTCACCCTATATAAGGGCTCTAG GTTTTATGTACCTTAGATATACTCAACCGCCAGCAGATTTGTACGACTGGTATGAAGATTATTTTcaagatgaagaagaaattgaTGTAAAGGCTGGCGGTGGACAG ACTATAACTATTGGCCAAGTGGTGTATCAATTTCTCACTAAGCTTGATTGGTTTTCAACATTATTTCCCCGTATACCTGTTCCTATCCAAAAGCAAATAGAAAAGAAATTGGAGGAATATTGTcgcaaaaataatataagtcAACAGCAATTAAGCTCAGCAAGGAATGCGGCATCTAATAGTGGAGGTGTGAATTATGACTATGATGATGCAGTTTATGATCGCAGAAGTGGTGGCGCTGGTAGCAGTCGAAGCCGAGTTCAACAAGCAAGTAGTGGGAGTTATCGAGACGAACACGATGACCGCGATAACTACTGTAACAGAAGACGTGAAGATTCGCCTTTAAATTCATACCACAGTAGCAGGGATCGGGATCACTACCGAGAGAAGCACAAGAAGAAACATAAGCGCAAGCACCATTCTAGAAGTAGAAGTCGTAGTCGTAGCGAAAGTCGGAACCGAACTGAACGGAGAAAAGATATGGATTGTGATAGGGACCGCGAACGTGAACGTGAGCGAAACAGGCCTAAGGAAAGAGATTTCGAGCGTCGTGGTCGTGACTATGAGGAGCGCAGATATCgttaa